CTGCTGTGCACCGCTCCACTCCGCGAGCACCAGCGCCAGCAGCCCCAACAATGCCTCGTCCAGCCGGCAGCCGAAGGCCCGAGGAAGCTCCGTCAACAGCGGCTCGGTGCTCTCCGGCGACAGCTCTTCGAGCACGGAGGAGTCCTCGGCACCGCGCCGTGGCGAGGAGAAGTCCCGCGGCAGCGGCACACCGCCGGAGCGCGCCGCTGCACGCCAATACTCCGCCTCCGCCGCCAGCTGCGGGCTCTCGGCGTAGGCTTCGAGCCCCTGCGCCCAGCGCCGCAGCGAGGTACCGGTGGGGAGCAGAGCGATCTCTTCACCTTTCAACAGCTGGGAGTAAGCGGTCTGCAAATCTTCGAGCAGGATGCGCCAGGAAACACCGTCCACCGCCAGGTGATGAACGACGAGCAACAGCCGCTGCTCCGCGGCTGCCGACGGCGAAGCGGCGGCGGGGATCAAGTCGTAGCCGACGCAGCGCAGCAGGGGTCCCCGAAATAGATCGAGGCTGGTCTGAAATCCCTGATTGAGGCGCTCCATCTCCTCGGCGCCAGCGGCACCGAGGGCGGTGAGATCGATCCACACCGGAGACACCGCCGCCTCCGGCAGCACTTCCTGGGACCATTTGTCTCCCTCGCGGGAGAAGCGCAGCCGCAGCGCTCCGTGACGCACCATCAAGGCGCGCACGGCGCGGGTCAGGCCGTGCCGGGGCAAGCGCTCCCGGGGATGCAGCAAGAGCGACTGGTTGAAGTGATGAGGCCGGCTCGGACGGCGTTCGAAATACCAACGCTGGATGGGCAGCAACGGCAGCTCGCCGATCTCCTCTGCCGCCGCCAGGTCCCCGACGGCGGTGGATATCTGTTCCACCACCTCCGCCAGCTGAGCCACCGTCGGCTGCTCGAAGACCTGCCGCGGCCGGATCCGCAGCCCCACCCGCTGGCCCCGGGCGCTGATCTGGATGCTCAGGATGGAGTCGCCGCCGAGCTCGAAGAAATTGTCCCGCCGGCCGATGCGCCGAAGCTGGAGCACCTCCTGCCAGATCTCCGCCAGCTGCTCCTCCACCGGCCCCTGGGGAGCTTCGTAGGGAGCGGAGACGTCCGGGCGCTGGCCCTCGGGCACCGGCAGAGCCGCCCGGTCCACCTTGCCGTGGGGGGTGAGGGGGAGCTCCTTGAGCGGTAGGTAGAGGGCGGGAATCATGTAGTCCGGCAGGCGCTCGGCGAGAAAGGCGCGGAAGTCCGCCGCCGAGGGCACGGTGGAGCCCCCGAGCACCGGATAGGCCACCAACTTGCCCTCACCGCCCTCGGAGCGGTGCACCATCGCCGCCACCTCGGCCACCGCCGGGTGGGACGCCAGCACCGACTCGACCTCTCCGAGCTCGATGCGAAAACCCCTCAGCTTGACCTGGCGATCCCCGCGGCCGAGGAATTCCAGCTCCCCTCGGTGGTTGGTCCGCACCCGATCCCCGGTGCGGTAGAGCCGCTCCCCGGGCGTCGAGGAGAACGGATTCGGTACGAAAACCTGAGCGCTGCGAGCAGGCCGGCCCAGATAGCCCCGGGCGAGGCCCGGCCCGCCCAGGAGCAATTCTCCGGGAGCTCCCCGCGGCACCGGCCGGCCACCGCCGTCCACCACGTAGACGGCGGTGTTGGCCACCGGTCTGCCGATGGGCACCGTCGCCGCGTGCTCCGCCACCGCCGTCACCCGGTGCCAGGTGGCGAAGGTGGTGTCCTCGGTGGGGCCGTAGACGTGCAGCAGCCGCCGCGGCGGAGCGTCGGCGAGGAGCCGGCGCACGCGAAGGGGATCCACCGCTTCGCCGCCGAAGAGCAAGCACCGCAGACGCCGGAAGGCTTCCGGCCGATGGTGCACTACCTGGTTGAACAGAGCGGTGGTGAGGAAGAGCACGTTGACCTGCCGCTCCTCCAGCGCCGCCGCCAGGCTCTCCGGGGATTGGGTCGCCGCCGGTTCCAACACCACCACCGTCCCGCCGTTGAGCAACGGTGCCCAGAGCTCGAAGGTGGCGGCGTCGAAAGCGGGGTCGGCGGCGTGGGCCACCCGGTCCTCGGGGCGTACCTGCAGGTAGTCGGTGTTGCACACCAACCGCAGCACCCCCCCATGGCTGACCCCAACGCCCTTGGGACGGCCGGTGGAACCGGAGGTGTAGACCAGGTAGGCCAGGCGATCGGCGGAGCAAGAAGCCGGCGCCGGCGCTGCGCCCGCGGCCCCCGCCTGTCCGTCGGCGTCGTCCGACGCCAAGTCCATCCACCCGCCGGTCCAGCCGTCGAGGGCCGCGGGCGGCGCTCCCCGGCCCATGGCCAACGCCGCGCCGGAGTCATCGAGCATCCAGCGAAGCCGGCGGGCGGGATAGGAAGGGTCCAGGGGCACGTAGGCGGCCCCCGCCCGCAGCACCGCCAACAACGCCACCGGCAGCTCCGCCGATCGCTCCAGGAGCACCGCCACCCGGCTGCCCGGGCTCACCCCGCGGCCTTGGAGCCGGCTCGCCAACTTCCAAGCACGGTCCCGCAGCCACCGATAATCGTAGGTTTCGCCCCGGCAGACCACCGCCGGCGCCTCCGGGGTGCGGCGGGCCTGCGCCTCGAAGACCTCCGCCAAGCCCGCTGCCGGGATCACCGCCGCGCTGTCGTTGGCCTCCACCAGCAGGTGGTGGGCCTCCACCGGTGGTAGCAGGGGTACCGCATCCAAAGACCGGTCGAGATCCCCCGCCAGGGACTCGGCGAGGTGGGTAAGAGTCCTCCCCAGCCGCCCCACCGTGGACGGATCGAAGATTCGCCGGTAATAGGCCAGCACCAGCTCCACTTCGGTCTCGGGATGGGCGATGAGGCTCAGCGGGTAGCTCGACTTCTCCAGGGTCTGGAACTCCTCCGGTACCAGCTCCTGGGCCGCCGCCGCACTCAGGTCCGAGGCCTCCCCTTGCAGGCCGTCCCGCACCGCGTCCAGAGGATAATTCTCCACCACCAAGAGGGTCTCGAAGAGGGGTCGGCCGGAGGCCACGCCGGCGAGACGCTGTATCTCCGCCAGGGGCAGCCGAGCGAAGCGCTGGCGTTCCAGCTGCTGTCGCTGGAGCTCCTGCAGCCAGGCTCCCACGGTCTGCCGGCCTCGGGTGGGGATGCGCACCGGCAGGGTGTTGATGAACAGCCCCACCATTTCCTCTACGTCTTCTAGCTCCGCGGGGCGTCCCGCCACGGTGGCGCCGAAGACCGTCTCGCCGACGCCGGCGTAGCTCGCCAGGGCCAGCGCCCAGGCTCCCTGAATCAAAGTATTGAGCGTAAAGCGTCCCCGGCGGGCGCGCTGCCGCAGCTCTTCCGCCCGGCGGCCGGTCCAGAACACCCGCTGCTCCTCATAGCCCTCCGGCCGCGCCTCCGCCGCCACGCCAACGCGGTCCCGGGGCAGCGGCGTCGGCTCCTCCACCCCTGCCAGCGTCCGGCGCCAATACTCCGCCGCCTCGGCATCGTCCTGTTCTTGGAGCCAGGCGATGTACCGCCGAAACGGCGGGGCCGGGGGCAGGGCTGGGGGCTGGCGGCGGCGGTGACCGTCGTAGAGCATCATCAAGTCGCGGTAGATGAGGGGCAGGCTCCAGCCGTCGAAGAGCATCTGCTGGAAGGTCCAGACCATCTGCCAGAGCTCGTCCCCCTGGCGAGTCAAGTGCAGACGCATGAGCGGCGGACGCTGCAGATCGAAGCCCCGGGCGCGGTCCCGGCGTAGCAGCGCATCGTGGCGCAGCCGCTGATCCTCCGGGCTCAGCCGCCGGTGATCCTCCACCGTCAGCGGCAGCTCCAGCCCCCGTACCACCACCTGTTGGGGATGTTCCAGCTGCTCCCAAACGAAGCCCGTGCGCAATACCTCGAAGCGGTCCAGCACATCCCGCCAGGCGGCAGCAAAGGCGCCGAGATCCAGCCACCGGGGGAAGCTCACCACCGCCTGGGCGAGATAGACCCCGGCGCTGGGCTGGTAGAGAGCGTGAAAGAGCATGCCCTGCTGCAAGGGCGAGAGCGGATAGACGTCTTGCAGCTGCTGCCCCTCCTCCAGCCGCTGGGAAAGGGCCTGGACCTCCCGCTCGTCGAGCCCCGACAGATTCGAGATCTGCGGCCTCGCCGCCAGGCCCTTCGCCGGCGGCGCTTCCACACACCAGGCGGCGAACCGGCGCAGGGCCGCCAGTAGCTCCTTCCCGAAACGGCCAACGGTCTCCTCCCGGTGCACCTGCCGGCTGTAGGTGATGGCTACCTCGAGGCGCTCCCCAGCCACGCCTACATTGATCTCCAGCAGGTGAGTGCGGCGCTCCCGGGGATCCTGAATCGGTCCCACATCCTCCGCCGCCAGCACCAGCGGCGCCGGGCCTTCGGTGGCCTCCTGATCGACGCCGCGGGTGATCTGCCCGAGATAGTTCAATAGCACCGGGGCTGGCGGCAACGCCGCGAGCCGGCGCCGCAGCTCCTCGTCGGGTGCCAGGAAGCGCACCGCACCGAAGGCTTGGCCGCCTTGATCCAGTCCCCGCCGGGCCGCCACCAGCCGCTCCGCCGGGCCCGCGGCGGAGCGCAGGTCCACCGCCAGCGGCTGCAGGGTGGCGAACCAGCCGACGGTACGAGAGAGATCCAAATCGTCAAACAGGCCGCTGCGGCCGTGTCCCTCCACGTCCACCCACAGCCGCGACTCACCGGTCCAGGCACCGACGGCCTCCGTCACCGCCGCCAGCAGGGCTTCTTCCAGGCGGCCGTGGCCGCTGGCGGGCAACGTCCGTACCAGCCTCTCGGTATTTTGCGGATCCAGGCTCAGATCGAGAGTGGTGGCGGAGGCCTCGGTGTTCTCGCCGTCCTCGAAGTCCCGGGGCAGCGCCGGTGGCGGATCGGCTTCGGCCAGCCAGTGGGAGACCTGCCGGCGGGCCGCCGGGCTACCCGCCCAGCCCCGGAGCCGCTGGGCCCAGGTGCGGAAAGAGGTGGTCTTGGCCGACAGCGGCGCCTCCGGTTCCCGCAGCAGAGCCAGCAGATCCTGCACCACCACCTGCCAGGAGATCACGTCCACCACCAGATGATGGGCCACCAGCAACAAGCGCCGCCCCAGCTCCCCGGGGAGCTCGAAGACGACCGCCCGGAACAACGGTCCTCGGGAGAGGTGGAGCCGGCGCTGGAGCCCCGCGGCGAGGCGCGTCAGCTGCCGGCGCGCCGGCTCCTCCGGCAGACCACGGAGATCGAAGACCTGGAACGGCACCCCCTCCTGCGGACCCGGCGGCAGGAAGATCTGCCGTACCGCCCCACCCCCTTCGAAGAGGAAGCGGGAGCGCAGGGCATCGTGGTGCACCACTATCGCCGTCAAAGCCGCCTGCAGCCGTCCCAAGGGCCAAGGCTCCCCCAGCTCCAAGAGCACCGGCATGGTGAAGTGATGGGGATTTTGGGACGAGAGGTGGAAGAACCAATGCTGAATCGGGGTGAGGGGCGATTCTCCGGTCACCGGTCCCTGCTCCGCCGCGGCTTCTCCATCGTCCTCGGCGGCGGTGGCGACGGCCGCCAGGCCCTCCACCGTCGGATGCTCAAAGATCTGCCGGGTGGTCACCCGCAAGCCGGCGCGGTGGGCCCGGGAGGTGATCTGCAGCGCCAAGATGGAGTCACCACCGAGGGCGAAGAAGTCATCCCCGACTCCCAGTTCCGAGACCCCCAGGACATCGCGCCAGATCTCCGCAAGCCGCTCCTCCACCGGCGTCTCCGGGGCCCGGGAGGGCAGGATCTCGGCGCCGGCGGTGGTCTCCTGGGCGCGCTGCTCCAAAGCTCGGCGATCGATCTTGCCCCGAGAGGTCAAGGGCAGCTCGTCGAGAAAGGTCCAATGGGTGGGGACCATGGCCTCCGGCAGGCTCTGCCCCAGGTGCTGTCGGAGCTCCGAGGAATCGGGCGCCGGATCCGCCGCCACCACGAAGGCCGCCAGCGCCACCTCGCCGGCAGCGCCGCGCCGGGGCACGACGGAGCCGGCGGTCACCTGTTGGTGGGAGGTCAGGACGGTCTCCACCTCCGCCGGTTCCACCCGCACCCCGCGCACTTTGAGCTGACGGTCGAGACGACCGAGGAACTCCAGCCGGCCGTCGAGGCGCCAGCGGGCGCGGTCGCCGGTGCGATAGATCCGCTCTCCGCCGGTGGGGCTCCAGGGATCCGGCACGAAGCGCTCGGCGGTGGCCGCCGGGCGGCCCCGATACCCCCGAGCCAGCCCGGCACCGGCGATCCACAGCTCGCCGGTCACCGCCGGCGGCAGCGGCCGGCCCCGGGGCCCGACGATATAGAGACGATGGTTGTCCACCGGCCGGCCAATGGGCAAGTTCTCCGCCTCGCCCCCTGGGTAGGGCTGCAACGCATTGGTCACCCCGGTCTCGGTAAGGCCGAAGACCGAAAGCACCGGAGGTCCGCCGAGTTGGATCCAGGCTTCGAGGGCGCGGGCCGAGGGCCGGTCACAGCCCAGCAGAAGACAGCGCAACGAGGCCGGCGGCGCGCTCCCCCGAGCCTCCAAATCCTCGACCCAGCGTTCCCAGAAGCCGGCCGGCAACTCGACGACGGTGATCTGCCGACGGGCCAAGAGCTGCTCGAAATCGCGCAGATGAACCAGTGGGTCCGCCGGCGGGAAAATCACCGTGGCCCCGGAGAGGAGCGGCGGGAAGATCTCCTCCAACACCACGTCGAAAGCCGGCGAAGCGAATTGCAGCATCCGGTCTCCGGCACCCAGGCCCAGCCGCCGGGCGGTCATGACGGCGAAGGAAGAGGCGGCGGCGGACCCTGTCACCACCGCCTTGGGAAAACCGCTGGAGCCGGAGGTGAAGAAAGCGTAGCCGGAGCTGGCGGAGAGCCGTGACGGCAGCTCCGGCGCCGGGCTCCCGGAGGAGTCTCCCCGAGGCGCGATACGGACTAGCTCTTCTGGCACCACCGCAGCTCGGTCCTCGCCGGCGACGACAGCCCGCGGACGGGCGATATCGAGGAGCTCCCGCAACCGCTGAGGAGGATGCTCACTGTCCAGCGGCAGAACCACACCGCCGGCGGCCATCACCGCCAGCATCGCCTCCGCCAGCGGCGCCCCCCGCCGCACCACCACCGCCACCAGCTCCCCTGGACCAACCCCCGCCCGCCGTAGCCGCTGGGCCAAAGCTTCCACCCGCTGCAGGAGCTCGCCATAGTCCACGATCTGCTGATCGAGGGTCTCGTCCTCCTCCACCAGCGCCGGCGCCCGGGGCGCCGCCTGAGCCTGGCGGCGCACCAGCTGGTAGAGATCCACCGGCGGCGCCGGAACGGCGGTGTCGTTCCACTCCACCAGGGTCTGCTGGCGCTCCGCGGCCGTCAGCGGGGACAGCTCCCCCAAGCGCGCATCGGGCCGGCGAGCCATGGCGCTTAGCAGCACCTCCAGGTGAGCCAGCAGCCGGCGGGCGCCGACGGCGTCCAGGCTGGCGCGGTCGTATTGCGCTTCGAGCACCGTCCGAGGGCCCGGCATGGCCACCAGGATCAAGGGCAGGCCAGGCTCTTCCACCACCTGTCCCTCCTCGATCACCAGCTCCGGCACCGCCGCCGCCAGCCCCTCTTCCGAAGGCATGTTCTGGAACGACACCAGGCTCTCGAAGAGCGGCCGACCGGCGGCCACGGCGCTCTGCTTGCGCACCGTCGAGAGGGGTAGATGCTCCCAACGGCGAGCCTCGGAGCGCTGATCGAAAAGCTCTTGGAGCCAGGAGGCCAGCTGCCGCCGAGGATCCAGGCGCACCGGCACCGGTTGGGTGTTGATGAACAGCCCGATCATGGCGTCGGCCCCGGCCAGGGAGGGAGGCCGGCCGGAGACGACGGCACCGAACACCACCCGCCGGCGGCCGCTGTAGCACCCTAGGAGCAGGCTCCAGGCTGCCTCCACG
This window of the Acidobacteriota bacterium genome carries:
- a CDS encoding amino acid adenylation domain-containing protein, coding for MAKSRDVEDLYPASPMQMAMLFEEEANPDRRTYVHQRTWGLRGPLDAAALAAAWQAVVDRHPILRTCFVWKSSDVPVQVVFRRVRFTLQQEDWTDCDDREQQRRLRRFLDDDRRRGFETRRAPLTRGALLRLAEDRHLFVWTQHHLLLDAWSYPLVLEEVFHSYQTLRRNLTVELPPRPPYRNYIAWLQRQNGSAGEAYWQDQLKDVEQATPLGIPRRGSRRQGFGAVARALPAELSSALDSFARRSRVTLNTLVEAAWSLLLGCYSGRRRVVFGAVVSGRPPSLAGADAMIGLFINTQPVPVRLDPRRQLASWLQELFDQRSEARRWEHLPLSTVRKQSAVAAGRPLFESLVSFQNMPSEEGLAAAVPELVIEEGQVVEEPGLPLILVAMPGPRTVLEAQYDRASLDAVGARRLLAHLEVLLSAMARRPDARLGELSPLTAAERQQTLVEWNDTAVPAPPVDLYQLVRRQAQAAPRAPALVEEDETLDQQIVDYGELLQRVEALAQRLRRAGVGPGELVAVVVRRGAPLAEAMLAVMAAGGVVLPLDSEHPPQRLRELLDIARPRAVVAGEDRAAVVPEELVRIAPRGDSSGSPAPELPSRLSASSGYAFFTSGSSGFPKAVVTGSAAASSFAVMTARRLGLGAGDRMLQFASPAFDVVLEEIFPPLLSGATVIFPPADPLVHLRDFEQLLARRQITVVELPAGFWERWVEDLEARGSAPPASLRCLLLGCDRPSARALEAWIQLGGPPVLSVFGLTETGVTNALQPYPGGEAENLPIGRPVDNHRLYIVGPRGRPLPPAVTGELWIAGAGLARGYRGRPAATAERFVPDPWSPTGGERIYRTGDRARWRLDGRLEFLGRLDRQLKVRGVRVEPAEVETVLTSHQQVTAGSVVPRRGAAGEVALAAFVVAADPAPDSSELRQHLGQSLPEAMVPTHWTFLDELPLTSRGKIDRRALEQRAQETTAGAEILPSRAPETPVEERLAEIWRDVLGVSELGVGDDFFALGGDSILALQITSRAHRAGLRVTTRQIFEHPTVEGLAAVATAAEDDGEAAAEQGPVTGESPLTPIQHWFFHLSSQNPHHFTMPVLLELGEPWPLGRLQAALTAIVVHHDALRSRFLFEGGGAVRQIFLPPGPQEGVPFQVFDLRGLPEEPARRQLTRLAAGLQRRLHLSRGPLFRAVVFELPGELGRRLLLVAHHLVVDVISWQVVVQDLLALLREPEAPLSAKTTSFRTWAQRLRGWAGSPAARRQVSHWLAEADPPPALPRDFEDGENTEASATTLDLSLDPQNTERLVRTLPASGHGRLEEALLAAVTEAVGAWTGESRLWVDVEGHGRSGLFDDLDLSRTVGWFATLQPLAVDLRSAAGPAERLVAARRGLDQGGQAFGAVRFLAPDEELRRRLAALPPAPVLLNYLGQITRGVDQEATEGPAPLVLAAEDVGPIQDPRERRTHLLEINVGVAGERLEVAITYSRQVHREETVGRFGKELLAALRRFAAWCVEAPPAKGLAARPQISNLSGLDEREVQALSQRLEEGQQLQDVYPLSPLQQGMLFHALYQPSAGVYLAQAVVSFPRWLDLGAFAAAWRDVLDRFEVLRTGFVWEQLEHPQQVVVRGLELPLTVEDHRRLSPEDQRLRHDALLRRDRARGFDLQRPPLMRLHLTRQGDELWQMVWTFQQMLFDGWSLPLIYRDLMMLYDGHRRRQPPALPPAPPFRRYIAWLQEQDDAEAAEYWRRTLAGVEEPTPLPRDRVGVAAEARPEGYEEQRVFWTGRRAEELRQRARRGRFTLNTLIQGAWALALASYAGVGETVFGATVAGRPAELEDVEEMVGLFINTLPVRIPTRGRQTVGAWLQELQRQQLERQRFARLPLAEIQRLAGVASGRPLFETLLVVENYPLDAVRDGLQGEASDLSAAAAQELVPEEFQTLEKSSYPLSLIAHPETEVELVLAYYRRIFDPSTVGRLGRTLTHLAESLAGDLDRSLDAVPLLPPVEAHHLLVEANDSAAVIPAAGLAEVFEAQARRTPEAPAVVCRGETYDYRWLRDRAWKLASRLQGRGVSPGSRVAVLLERSAELPVALLAVLRAGAAYVPLDPSYPARRLRWMLDDSGAALAMGRGAPPAALDGWTGGWMDLASDDADGQAGAAGAAPAPASCSADRLAYLVYTSGSTGRPKGVGVSHGGVLRLVCNTDYLQVRPEDRVAHAADPAFDAATFELWAPLLNGGTVVVLEPAATQSPESLAAALEERQVNVLFLTTALFNQVVHHRPEAFRRLRCLLFGGEAVDPLRVRRLLADAPPRRLLHVYGPTEDTTFATWHRVTAVAEHAATVPIGRPVANTAVYVVDGGGRPVPRGAPGELLLGGPGLARGYLGRPARSAQVFVPNPFSSTPGERLYRTGDRVRTNHRGELEFLGRGDRQVKLRGFRIELGEVESVLASHPAVAEVAAMVHRSEGGEGKLVAYPVLGGSTVPSAADFRAFLAERLPDYMIPALYLPLKELPLTPHGKVDRAALPVPEGQRPDVSAPYEAPQGPVEEQLAEIWQEVLQLRRIGRRDNFFELGGDSILSIQISARGQRVGLRIRPRQVFEQPTVAQLAEVVEQISTAVGDLAAAEEIGELPLLPIQRWYFERRPSRPHHFNQSLLLHPRERLPRHGLTRAVRALMVRHGALRLRFSREGDKWSQEVLPEAAVSPVWIDLTALGAAGAEEMERLNQGFQTSLDLFRGPLLRCVGYDLIPAAASPSAAAEQRLLLVVHHLAVDGVSWRILLEDLQTAYSQLLKGEEIALLPTGTSLRRWAQGLEAYAESPQLAAEAEYWRAAARSGGVPLPRDFSSPRRGAEDSSVLEELSPESTEPLLTELPRAFGCRLDEALLGLLALVLAEWSGAQQ